A genomic window from Pseudonocardia broussonetiae includes:
- a CDS encoding alpha-ketoglutarate-dependent dioxygenase AlkB translates to MDLAWQPALLDGAEVGGGCVRQELAGGAWVDHEPGWCPDADDLFADLLAHTPWGPQRRVRMYDRVVAEPRLTHRWEAVDAPERLRVMAARLGERYGVAFTQVGANLYRDGDDAVAWHGDRVARELPSAVVALVSLGAVRPFRLRPHGGGASVGYLPGPGDLLVMGGSCQRTWQHAVPRCAVSGPRISVQFRHAYQR, encoded by the coding sequence GTGGACCTCGCCTGGCAGCCCGCCCTCCTCGACGGTGCGGAGGTCGGCGGCGGGTGCGTGCGGCAGGAGCTGGCCGGCGGCGCGTGGGTCGACCACGAGCCCGGCTGGTGCCCCGACGCCGACGACCTGTTCGCCGACCTGCTCGCGCACACGCCCTGGGGCCCGCAGCGGCGGGTCCGGATGTACGACCGGGTCGTCGCCGAGCCGCGATTGACGCACCGCTGGGAAGCCGTCGACGCGCCGGAGCGGCTGCGGGTCATGGCCGCGCGGCTGGGGGAGCGCTACGGCGTCGCGTTCACCCAGGTCGGCGCCAACCTCTACCGCGACGGCGACGACGCGGTGGCCTGGCACGGCGACCGGGTCGCGCGGGAGCTGCCCTCGGCCGTCGTCGCGCTCGTGTCGCTGGGTGCGGTGCGCCCGTTCCGGCTGCGCCCGCACGGCGGTGGCGCGTCGGTCGGCTACCTCCCCGGGCCGGGGGACCTGCTGGTCATGGGCGGGTCCTGCCAGCGCACCTGGCAGCACGCGGTGCCGCGGTGCGCGGTGTCCGGGCCGCGGATCAGCGTGCAGTTCCGGCACGCCTACCAGCGCTGA
- the nadD gene encoding nicotinate-nucleotide adenylyltransferase encodes MQRKIGVMGGTFDPIHHGHLVAASEVADLFGLDEVVFVPTGQPWQKGARSVTPAEDRYLMTVVATASNPRFGVSRVDIDRSGPTYTKDTLTDLHAEMPDASLFFITGADALGAILSWRDVEDLFSLAHFVGVTRPGYELEDDHLPEGAVTLVEVPAMAISSTDCRRRVAEGHPVWYLVPDGVVQYIAKRGLYREQGEQ; translated from the coding sequence GTGCAGCGCAAGATCGGAGTGATGGGCGGGACGTTCGACCCGATCCACCACGGCCACCTCGTGGCCGCCAGTGAGGTGGCCGACCTGTTCGGTCTCGACGAGGTCGTCTTCGTGCCCACGGGGCAGCCGTGGCAGAAGGGCGCGCGGTCGGTCACCCCGGCCGAAGACCGCTACCTGATGACGGTCGTGGCGACGGCGTCGAACCCGCGGTTCGGGGTGAGCCGCGTCGACATCGACCGCTCCGGCCCCACCTACACCAAGGACACGCTGACCGACCTGCACGCGGAGATGCCCGACGCGTCGCTGTTCTTCATCACCGGCGCCGACGCGCTCGGCGCGATCCTGTCGTGGCGCGATGTCGAGGACCTGTTCTCCCTCGCCCACTTCGTCGGGGTCACGCGGCCCGGCTACGAGCTCGAGGACGACCACCTGCCCGAGGGCGCGGTCACGCTCGTCGAGGTGCCGGCGATGGCGATCTCGTCCACCGACTGCCGTCGCCGCGTGGCGGAGGGGCACCCGGTCTGGTACCTCGTTCCGGACGGCGTGGTGCAGTACATCGCGAAGCGCGGGCTGTACCGGGAGCAGGGGGAGCAGTGA
- the rsfS gene encoding ribosome silencing factor, producing the protein MTATDQALDMARVAVTAAADKKAQDIVVLDVSEQLVITDCFVIASAPNERQVQAIVDEVEEKLRLHGAKPTRREGTREGRWVLLDFVDVVVHVQHTEERGFYGLDRLWKDCPRIEFPEALTPDGPALETGVE; encoded by the coding sequence GTGACCGCCACCGACCAGGCGCTGGACATGGCCCGGGTGGCCGTGACGGCCGCCGCGGACAAGAAGGCCCAGGACATCGTCGTGCTCGACGTGTCCGAGCAGCTCGTCATCACCGACTGCTTCGTGATCGCCTCGGCGCCCAACGAGCGCCAGGTGCAGGCCATCGTCGACGAGGTCGAGGAGAAGCTGCGGCTGCACGGCGCCAAGCCGACCCGGCGCGAGGGCACCCGCGAGGGCCGCTGGGTGCTGCTGGACTTCGTCGACGTCGTGGTGCACGTCCAGCACACCGAGGAGCGCGGCTTCTACGGGCTCGACCGCCTGTGGAAGGACTGCCCGCGCATCGAGTTCCCCGAGGCGCTCACGCCCGACGGGCCGGCGCTCGAGACCGGCGTCGAGTGA
- a CDS encoding histidine phosphatase family protein, protein MTLRQLVLLRHGQTDFNATGRMQGHLNSHLTEEGLAQAAVVAPEVARLKPARLISSDLLRAAATADIVAKACALDVEIDPRLRETHLGDWQGRTVPEIEEQWPGAIAAWRQDPGWAPPGGESRIEVVRRCTPVVDELDDSLADGSESSTAVLVAHGGMIAGLVCGLLAMPIESWPAIGGIGNCRWAALARRADHPRWRLVAYNVGTEG, encoded by the coding sequence GTGACCCTGCGCCAGCTCGTGCTCCTGCGGCACGGGCAGACCGACTTCAATGCCACCGGCCGCATGCAGGGGCACCTCAACTCCCACCTCACCGAGGAGGGCCTCGCCCAGGCCGCCGTGGTGGCGCCGGAGGTCGCGCGGCTCAAGCCGGCGCGGCTGATCAGCTCCGACCTGCTGCGGGCCGCGGCCACGGCCGACATCGTCGCCAAGGCGTGCGCGCTGGACGTCGAGATCGACCCGCGGCTGCGCGAGACCCACCTGGGCGACTGGCAGGGCCGCACGGTCCCCGAGATCGAGGAGCAGTGGCCCGGCGCCATCGCCGCGTGGCGCCAGGACCCGGGTTGGGCACCGCCCGGCGGGGAGTCGCGCATCGAGGTCGTCCGCCGGTGCACGCCGGTCGTCGACGAGCTCGACGACTCGCTGGCCGACGGCTCCGAGTCGTCCACCGCGGTCCTGGTGGCGCACGGCGGCATGATCGCCGGACTGGTCTGCGGGCTGCTGGCCATGCCGATCGAGTCGTGGCCCGCGATCGGGGGCATCGGCAACTGCCGGTGGGCCGCGCTCGCCCGCCGCGCCGACCACCCCCGCTGGCGCCTCGTCGCCTACAACGTCGGCACCGAGGGGTAG
- the octT gene encoding diglucosylglycerate octanoyltransferase, which translates to MSPRLLVFGDSLSFHGPDRAEPADEPRLWPNVAAAALGGRADLVAGIGWTARHAWHALTHDPHVWTLLPHVDVLVFGIGGMDTLPSPLPTALRELIPVLRPEGLRRRVRSGYLRAQPRLARAFARTLPGGGPVALPPRLTVEYLERTTAAVRAIRPGIPVVASVPPVHRAAVYGPVHPGRPAAERAIRAWAGPAGVPLLDLRALVGEHVLGGHGNPDGMHWGWEAHAAVGRACADVVRGLLRAG; encoded by the coding sequence GTGTCCCCCCGGCTCCTGGTGTTCGGCGACTCGCTGAGCTTCCACGGCCCCGACCGCGCCGAGCCCGCCGACGAGCCGCGGCTGTGGCCCAACGTGGCCGCCGCCGCGCTCGGCGGACGGGCAGACCTCGTGGCGGGGATCGGGTGGACGGCGCGTCACGCCTGGCACGCGCTCACCCACGACCCGCACGTCTGGACGCTGCTGCCGCACGTCGACGTCCTGGTGTTCGGCATCGGGGGGATGGACACGCTGCCCTCGCCGCTGCCGACCGCGCTGCGCGAGCTCATCCCGGTGCTGCGCCCCGAGGGCCTGCGCCGCCGCGTCCGGTCCGGGTACCTGCGTGCCCAGCCGCGGCTGGCGCGGGCGTTCGCGCGGACGCTGCCCGGCGGCGGGCCGGTGGCGCTGCCCCCGCGCCTCACCGTCGAGTACCTCGAGCGGACCACCGCGGCCGTGCGGGCGATCCGCCCCGGGATCCCCGTCGTCGCGTCGGTGCCGCCGGTGCACCGGGCGGCGGTCTACGGGCCGGTGCACCCCGGGCGCCCCGCGGCGGAGAGGGCGATCCGGGCCTGGGCGGGGCCGGCCGGCGTGCCGCTGCTGGACCTGCGCGCACTCGTCGGCGAGCACGTGCTGGGCGGCCACGGCAACCCCGACGGCATGCACTGGGGCTGGGAGGCCCACGCCGCCGTCGGCCGGGCCTGCGCCGACGTCGTGCGCGGCCTGCTCCGGGCCGGTTAG
- a CDS encoding DegV family protein — protein MSPSSGPTAIVTDSTAYLPPGVADERGVRIVPLEVRLGSRTGREGVDIDTAALTAALADHRVDVQTSRPAPAQFAACYREALDAGAASVVSVHLSRELSGTWEAARIAADEVGSDRVRVVDSRAAAMGLGYAVLAAADAADAGASGAEAEAAAAAVAARCRVFFSVETLDRLRRGGRIGAAAALLGTALAVKPLLHVVQGRIVPLEKVRTTARAAQRLVDLAVRAAGDGPVDLAVHHLGAAARAEEVAARLRERVPAIARLLVSEVGAVIGAHVGLGVLGVVVVPGEPPAPAVGSG, from the coding sequence GTGTCCCCTTCCTCCGGTCCGACGGCGATCGTCACCGACTCCACCGCGTACCTGCCCCCGGGCGTGGCCGACGAGCGCGGCGTGCGGATCGTGCCGCTGGAGGTCCGCCTCGGGTCGCGCACGGGGCGTGAGGGCGTCGACATCGACACCGCCGCGCTCACGGCGGCGCTCGCCGACCACCGCGTCGACGTGCAGACCTCGCGGCCGGCGCCGGCCCAGTTCGCCGCGTGCTACCGGGAGGCGCTCGACGCCGGGGCCGCGTCGGTGGTGTCGGTGCACCTGTCGCGGGAGCTGTCGGGCACGTGGGAGGCCGCGCGGATCGCGGCCGACGAGGTGGGCTCCGACCGCGTGCGGGTGGTCGACTCGCGCGCCGCGGCGATGGGGCTCGGGTACGCGGTGCTGGCCGCCGCCGACGCGGCCGACGCCGGAGCCTCGGGTGCCGAGGCCGAGGCGGCCGCCGCCGCTGTCGCCGCGCGGTGCCGGGTGTTCTTCTCCGTGGAGACGCTCGACCGGTTGCGCCGCGGGGGCCGCATCGGCGCCGCCGCCGCGCTGCTCGGCACGGCGCTCGCGGTGAAGCCGCTGCTGCACGTCGTGCAGGGCCGGATCGTGCCGCTGGAGAAGGTGCGCACCACGGCGCGGGCGGCGCAGCGTCTCGTCGACCTGGCGGTGCGGGCGGCCGGCGACGGCCCGGTCGACCTCGCCGTGCACCACCTCGGGGCGGCGGCGCGGGCCGAGGAGGTGGCGGCCCGGCTGCGGGAGCGGGTGCCGGCGATCGCCCGGCTGCTGGTGAGCGAGGTGGGAGCGGTGATCGGTGCGCACGTGGGCCTCGGGGTGCTCGGGGTCGTGGTGGTGCCGGGTGAGCCGCCGGCGCCGGCGGTCGGCTCGGGCTGA
- a CDS encoding ComEA family DNA-binding protein, translating to MARRGDPGGRLAAAVGPVPERMPPGGAWPPGLREPGGSIDPPTVPLLLAGFAPGPTPDADAGSGVGRGPVSGRRGVAGAVSRGAAGDGGRFGGGGFGGGGSGGGGSDGGGSDGGGLGGEPPSGWRARVLAAVVPAAWRGARVDPGRPGATALALVAALAAAVAAAGVWLDRPRSEPVAALPAVVVTSAPDAPAPSAGPAASATVAAPAGPLVLSVSGKVARPGLVEVPDGSRVADALQAAGGALPGTDLSTLNLARRVVDGEQIAVGVPAAVDAAPAPADPGGGGGDAAGVGAAAGPVDLNTATHAQLDALPGVGPVTAQRILEWRGRNGRFTRVEQLREIEGIGERRFAQLRELVVV from the coding sequence GTGGCCAGACGAGGAGACCCCGGTGGCCGGCTCGCGGCGGCGGTCGGGCCGGTGCCCGAGCGCATGCCACCGGGCGGGGCGTGGCCGCCGGGGCTGCGGGAGCCCGGGGGCTCCATCGACCCGCCGACGGTGCCGCTGCTGCTGGCGGGGTTCGCGCCTGGTCCGACCCCTGACGCCGATGCCGGCTCCGGCGTCGGCCGTGGCCCGGTCTCCGGCCGCCGTGGCGTCGCCGGTGCGGTGTCCCGCGGCGCCGCGGGCGACGGTGGCAGGTTCGGCGGTGGCGGGTTCGGCGGTGGCGGGTCCGGCGGTGGCGGGTCCGATGGTGGCGGGTCCGATGGTGGGGGGCTCGGCGGCGAGCCGCCGTCGGGGTGGCGGGCTCGGGTTCTGGCCGCGGTCGTCCCCGCGGCCTGGCGCGGGGCCCGGGTCGACCCGGGCCGGCCGGGCGCCACGGCGCTGGCCCTGGTGGCGGCCCTGGCCGCGGCCGTCGCCGCCGCGGGGGTGTGGCTCGACCGGCCGCGGTCCGAACCGGTGGCGGCACTGCCGGCCGTGGTGGTGACGTCGGCGCCGGACGCGCCCGCGCCGAGCGCCGGACCGGCCGCCTCGGCGACGGTCGCGGCCCCGGCCGGGCCGCTGGTGCTCAGCGTGTCCGGGAAGGTCGCGCGCCCGGGCCTGGTCGAGGTGCCCGACGGCTCCCGGGTGGCCGACGCGCTGCAGGCCGCGGGCGGCGCGCTGCCCGGCACCGACCTCTCCACGCTCAACCTGGCCCGCCGCGTCGTCGACGGGGAGCAGATCGCGGTCGGGGTGCCGGCGGCCGTGGACGCCGCCCCGGCGCCGGCGGACCCCGGCGGCGGGGGTGGCGACGCCGCGGGGGTGGGCGCGGCGGCCGGCCCGGTCGACCTCAACACCGCCACGCATGCGCAGCTCGACGCGCTGCCCGGGGTCGGGCCGGTCACCGCGCAGCGGATCCTGGAGTGGCGCGGGCGCAACGGGCGCTTCACCCGGGTGGAGCAGCTCCGGGAGATCGAGGGGATCGGCGAGCGCCGGTTCGCGCAGCTCCGCGAGCTGGTGGTCGTGTGA